A portion of the Salmo trutta chromosome 1, fSalTru1.1, whole genome shotgun sequence genome contains these proteins:
- the LOC115206822 gene encoding dexamethasone-induced Ras-related protein 1, with the protein MIKKISPSENEYNIPAKNCHRMVILGSTKVGKTAIISRFLNKKVEDQYTPTIEDFHRKLYSIRGDVYQLDILDTSGNHPFPAMMRLSILTGDVFILVFSLDNRDSFQEVQRLKRQIYETKSCLKNKTKENVDVPIVICGNKCDREFNREVQNEEIEQLVAGDEQCAYYEISAKRNTNVDQMFQTLFTMAKLPNEMSPDSHRKVSLQHCEVLQNSRRKSFRNKKYKDSEVYGIVAPFARRPSVQSDLMYIKEKATGCSQGKEKDRCTIC; encoded by the exons ATGATTAAAAAAATATCGCCTTCTGAGAACGAGTATAACATCCCGGCCAAAAACTGCCACAGGATGGTGATTCTAGGATCCACAAAAGTTGGCAAGACGGCCATCATCTCTCGGTTTCTGAATAAAAAAGTCGAGGACCAGTACACGCCGACCATCGAGGACTTTCATAGGAAATTATACAGCATTCGGGGAGATGTGTACCAGTTGGACATTTTGGACACCTCTGGAAACCATCCTTTCCCCGCCATGATGAGACTCTCTATCCTTACTG gtgatGTTTTCATCCTGGTGTTCAGTCTGGATAACAGAGACTCCTTCCAAGAGGTGCAGCGCCTGAAGCGTCAAATTTACGAAACCAAGTCCTGCCTGAAAAACAAAACCAAAGAGAACGTGGATGTCCCGATAGTTATCTGCGGGAACAAGTGTGACCGGGAGTTTAACCGGGAGGTTCAGAATGAGGAGATTGAGCAGCTGGTGGCTGGTGATGAACAGTGTGCCTACTATGAGATCTCTGCAAAACGTAACACTAATGTCGACCAGATGTTTCAGACTCTTTTTACCATGGCTAAACTGCCCAACGAGATGAGCCCGGACTCTCATCGCAAAGTTTCCTTACAGCATTGCGAAGTGCTGCAAAACAGCAGAAGAAAGTCATTCAGAAATAAGAAATACAAAGACAGCGAGGTATACGGGATTGTGGCACCGTTTGCGCGCCGACCAAGCGTGCAAAGTGACTTAATGTATATCAAAGAGAAAGCTACTGGCTGCAGCCAGGgaaaagagaaagacagatgCACCATCTGCTAA
- the LOC115206832 gene encoding mediator of RNA polymerase II transcription subunit 9 — translation MATNQPMQGSENDDCSFLPLVHDIIKCMDKDSQDVHQELVKFKTRIQEAREQVGAMPGIDRSLSEQQHELETLREQVRTKNQLLQKYKTLCMFEVPKAS, via the exons ATGGCGACGAATCAACCAATGCAAGGAAGTGAGAACGATGATTGCTCCTTTCTCCCTTTGGTTCATGACATTATTAAATG CATGGACAAAGATAGTCAAGATGTCCATCAAGAACTGGTCAAGTTTAAGACAAGGATTCAGGAAGCGCGCGAGCAGGTCGGAGCCATGCCCGGAATTGACAGGAGCCTGTCGGAGCAGCAGCATGAACTAGAGACGCTGCGGGAGCAAGTCCGCACCAAGAATCAGTTACTGCAGAAATACAAGACTTTGTGTATGTTTGAGGTTCCCAAAGCGTCGTGA